A DNA window from Luteolibacter luteus contains the following coding sequences:
- a CDS encoding L,D-transpeptidase: MTSASLLSRVAFASLALSTCSCSLFKPSPPPQASRVMYDWEDDGGPEDMSVEIDLSSQVATYRRGERTVGWSYVSSGKEGHSTKPGNYKITEKMELKHSDRYGWIADAAGNVTNGDAKPTTPVPEGQFYHPAPMHYWMRITSYGVGLHAGEIPKPGEAASHGCIRLPRDFVPKLYEQVKVGTPVKVIRGNTPKPTLTPAA, translated from the coding sequence ATGACTTCCGCTTCCCTCCTTTCGCGAGTCGCCTTCGCATCCCTCGCGCTTTCCACCTGCTCCTGTTCGCTGTTCAAGCCGTCACCCCCGCCACAGGCATCGCGGGTGATGTATGATTGGGAGGACGATGGCGGTCCGGAGGACATGTCGGTGGAAATCGATCTCTCCTCGCAGGTGGCCACCTATCGCCGCGGCGAGCGCACCGTCGGCTGGTCCTATGTTTCTTCTGGAAAGGAAGGCCACTCCACCAAGCCGGGGAACTATAAGATCACCGAGAAGATGGAGCTGAAGCATTCCGACCGCTACGGTTGGATCGCCGATGCCGCGGGCAATGTGACCAATGGCGATGCCAAGCCGACCACCCCCGTGCCTGAGGGCCAGTTCTACCATCCCGCCCCCATGCACTACTGGATGCGGATCACCAGCTACGGCGTCGGCCTCCACGCCGGCGAAATCCCGAAGCCCGGTGAAGCCGCATCGCACGGCTGCATCCGCCTCCCCCGCGACTTTGTTCCAAAGCTCTATGAGCAGGTAAAGGTCGGCACCCCGGTCAAGGTCATCCGCGGCAATACCCCGAAGCCGACGCTCACTCCCGCTGCTTGA